The uncultured Cohaesibacter sp. genomic sequence GAAGAACCCGCCTCTGGACGCTTTGATGAAGGCCTCCAAGCGGTATTTTCTTCTGTATTCCCGATTACGGATTTTTCCGGCACTTCGCAGCTGGAGTTCGTGCGGTATGAATTTGAGGCTCCGAAATATGACACTGAAGAGTGTCGTATGCGCGGCATGACCTATTCTGCTCCGCTCAAACTGACGTTGCGTCTGATTGTGTTTGAAGTGGACGAAGATACTGGCGCCAAGTCAGTCAAGGACATCAAGGAACAGGATGTCTACATGGGCGATATGCCGCTCATGACGGATAAAGGTACCTTCATCGTCAACGGTACCGAGCGTGTCATCGTATCCCAGATGCACCGCTCTCCTGGTGTGTTCTTCGACCATGATAAAGGCAAAAGCCATTCCTCTGGCAAACTGCTGTTTGCTGCACGCATCATTCCTTATCGTGGCTCTTGGCTCGATATCGAGTTTGATGCCAAGGATGTGGTTTATGCTCGTATTGACCGTCGTCGTAAGATTCCTGTTTCCAGCCTGCTGCTCGCACTGGGCTTGGATACCGAAGAAATTCTCGATACCTACTATAACAAGGTTGAGTATTCGCGCGTTGGCGATGCCTGGCAGGTTGCATTTGATGGGGATACCCTGAAAGGCTCCAAGCCGGACACGGATCTTATTGACGCGCAGACCGGCGAGGTTGTCTTCGAATCTGGCAAAAAGCTGACTGCACGGCAGATCAAAAAGCTGGTTGAAGGCGGTCTGAAATTCCTCAAGGTGGCTGACGAAGAGCTCTATGGCAAATATCTTGCCGAAGATGCTGTCAGCTTCAGCTCGGGTGAAATTTTCGCAGAAGCCGGTGATGAGCTTGATGAGAAGGTTCTTGGTCTGCTCAAGGACAATGGCTTTGAAGAGATCGCAGTTCTCAACATTGACCACGTAACTGTCGGACCATACATCCGCAACACGCTGGCCGTTGACAAGAACTCTGATCGTGAATCGGCTCTGTTCGATATCTATCGCGTGATGCGTCCTGGTGAGCCGCCGACCGTCGAAACCGCAGAAGCAATGCTTCAGTCTCTGTTCTTTGATCCAGAACGCTATGATCTTTCCGCAGTTGGCCGCGTGAAGATGAATATGCGCATGGATCTGGATGTTGCAGACACGGTTCGGGTTCTGCGGAAGGAAGATATTGTTGAAGTGATCCGCACTTTGCTTGATCTGCGTGATGGCAAAGGCGAAATCGACGATATCGACAACCTTGGCAACCGTCGTGTTCGTTCTGTCGGCGAGCTGATGGAAAACCAGTATCGCATCGGTTTGCTGCGCATGGAACGTGCAATCAAGGAACGTATGTCCTCGATTGAAATCGACACGGTCATGCCTCAGGATCTGATCAACGCCAAGCCGGCTGCTGCCGCGGTTCGCGAGTTCTTTGGTTCTTCCCAGCTCTCGCAGTTCATGGACCAGAACAACCCTCTGTCCGAGATCACGCATAAGCGTCGTCTTTCGGCCTTGGGCCCTGGTGGTCTGACGCGCGAACGTGCTGGCTTTGAAGTGCGCGACGTGCATCCGACCCACTATGGTCGTATCTGCCCGATTGAAACGCCTGAAGGCCCGAACATTGGTCTGATCAACTCTCTGGCTACGTTTGCGCGCGTCAACAAATATGGCTTCATCGAAGCGCCTTATCGCAAGGTGTTCGATGGCAAGGTGACCAACGAGGTTGTCTATCTTTCTGCAATGGAAGAAGCCAAGCACTATGTTGCTCAGGCAAACGTGGCGCTGTCCGATGATGGTGCCTTCGTGGAAGACTCCGTTATTTGTCGTCACGCTGGCGAGGTCATGATCACGCCTATCGAGCGTGTTGACTTTATGGATGTGTCGCCCAAACAGCTTGTGTCTGTTGCGGCTGCTCTTATTCCATTCCTGGAAAACGATGACGCCAACCGCGCATTGATGGGCTCGAACATGCAGCGTCAGGCCGTGCCTCTGGTTCGTGCTGAAGCGCCATTTGTCGGTACTGGCATGGAGCCTATCGTGGCTCGGGATTCCGGCGCGGCGATTGCTGCCTATCGTACCGGTGTTGTCGATCAGGTTGATTCTACGCGTATCGTTATTCGGGCGACCGAAGACATTGATCCGCGTCGGTCCGGTGTTGACATCTATCGTCTGAGCAAGTTCCAGCGTTCGAACCAGTCGACCTGTATCAACCAGCGTCCGCTCGTGTCTGTTGGTGACTTCGTTCAGAAGGGCGAGATCATTGCTGACGGTCCATCTACGGATCTGGGCGATCTGGCTCTTGGCCGCAACGTGCTTGTCGCCTTCATGCCTTGGAACGGCTACAACTTCGAAGACTCCATTCTGCTTTCCGAGCGGATTGTGAAAGAGGATATCTTCACCTCGATCCATCTCGAGGAATTCGAAGTGATGGCCCGCGATACCAAGCTTGGCCCTGAAGAGATTACCCGCGATATTCCGAACGTTTCGGAAGAATCGCTGAAAAATCTCGACGAGGCGGGCATCACCTATATCGGCGCTGAAGTGAAACCGGGCGATATTCTCGTCGGCAAGATCACGCCGAAGGGCGAAAGCCCGATGACGCCGGAAGAAAAGCTTCTGCGTGCCATCTTTGGTGAAAAGGCTTCTGACGTGCGCGACACCTCGCTCCGCATGCCTCCGGGAACCTTTGGTACCGTTGTTGAAGTGCGTGTCTTCAACCGTCACGGCATCGAAAAAGACGAACGTGCGATGTCTATTGAACGTGAGGAAATCGAGCGTCTGGCGAAAGACCGTGATGACGAGCAGGCCATTCTTGACCGCAACGTCTATGGTCGCCTCGCAGACATGCTCAGTGGCCATGTCGGCACAGCAGGTCCTAAGGGCTTCAGGAAGGACAGCGAGATCACGCATGCCGAGATCTCTGAGTTCCCTCGTAGTCAATGGTGGCTGTTTGCGGTTGATGACGAAAAGCTGATGGGCGAAATCGAAGCGCTTCGCAACCAGTATGATGAAAGCCGCAAGCGTCTTGAGCAGCGGTTCATCGACAAGGTTGAGAAACTGCAGCGCGGCGATGAATTGCCACCAGGGGTCATGAAAATGGCCAAGGTCTTTATCGCTATCAAGCGTAAGATCCAGCCGGGTGACAAGATGGCTGGCCGGCACGGTAACAAGGGTGTGGTATCCAAGATCAACCCGATCGAAGATATGCCATATCTGGAAGATGGTACCCATGTGGACATCGTTCTGAACCCGTTGGGTGTGCCTTCGCGTATGAATATCGGGCAGATCCTCGAGACCCACCTTGGTTGGGCCTGCGCAGGCATGGGCCACAAGATCGGCAAGATGTATGATGAATACAGACGGTCGGGCAATCTTGAGCCTCTGCGTCTGGAGCTGAAAGACGTCTATCACGATAACGGCAAGAATCTTGACGTTTCCGAGTATGATGACGAGAGCGTCGTCAAGATGGCCGAACAGCTGCGCAAGGGTGTTTCCATCGCGACTCCGGTCTTTGATGGTGCGCGTGAGCCAGATGTGAACGACATGCTGGTACAGGCTGGTCTTGACCGGTCTGGTCAGTCCAGATTGTTCGATGGCCGTACCGGTGAGATGTTCGACCGCCAGGTTACAGTTGGGTATATCTACATGCTCAAACTGCACCATCTGGTCGATGAGAAGATCCACGGACGTTCGATTGGGCCATACTCGCTGGTTACACAGCAGCCTCTGGGTGGTAAGGCACAGTTCGGTGGTCAGCGCTTCGGTGAGATGGAGGTCTGGGCTCTGGAAGCTTATGGCGCAGCCTACACCTTGCAGGAAATGCTCACTGTCAAGTCGGATGACGTTGCCGGACGTACCAAGGTCTATGAAGCGATTGTGCGCGGAGATGATACCTTCGAAGCGGGCATTCCGGAAAGCTTCAACGTCCTTGTGAAGGAAATTCGGTCTCTGGGTCTAAATATGGAGCTGGAAGACAGCCAGCGCCTGTTGGACTTGGAACCCAATGATACGCCGCCTGCGGACGCTGCAGAATAAGCCGCGCCCGAGTTAAACGAAACTAGGCATTTTTTCGGAACGGGTCGCAGGGTAAAGCCTTGCGATCCGTCAACCCGTAAGAGGAGACACCATGAACCACGAGGTCATGAATCTTTTCAGTCCGCAGGCTCAGGCCCAGACTTTTGACCAGATCCGCGTTTCTATCGCGAGCCCGGAAAAAATTCTTTCCTGGTCCTTTGGTGAGATCAAAAAGCCTGAAACGATCAACTATCGTACGTTCAAGCCTGAGCGTGATGGTCTTTTCTGTGCGCGTATCTTTGGTCCAATCAAGGACTATGAGTGCTTGTGCGGCAAGTACAAGCGCATGAAATACAAAGGCATCATTTGTGAAAAATGTGGTGTTGAAGTTACGTTGTCTCGCGTGCGTCGTGAACGCATGGGGCACATCGAACTTGCAGCGCCGGTTGCTCACATCTGGTTCCTGAAGTCCCTGCCGAGCCGTATCGGCCAGCTGCTTGACATGACGCTCAAGGATCTTGAGCGCGTTCTTTACTTCGAGAACTATATTGTCGTAGAGCCGGGACTGACGCCGCTCAAGGAATATCAGCTCCTCAGTGAAGAGGAGTATATAATTGCACAGGACGAGTATGGCGAGGATACATTCACCGCCATGATTGGCGCTGAGGCGATCCGCGA encodes the following:
- the rpoB gene encoding DNA-directed RNA polymerase subunit beta; the protein is MAQTFSGRKRLRKYFGHIKEVAEMPNLIEVQKASYDQFLQVEEPASGRFDEGLQAVFSSVFPITDFSGTSQLEFVRYEFEAPKYDTEECRMRGMTYSAPLKLTLRLIVFEVDEDTGAKSVKDIKEQDVYMGDMPLMTDKGTFIVNGTERVIVSQMHRSPGVFFDHDKGKSHSSGKLLFAARIIPYRGSWLDIEFDAKDVVYARIDRRRKIPVSSLLLALGLDTEEILDTYYNKVEYSRVGDAWQVAFDGDTLKGSKPDTDLIDAQTGEVVFESGKKLTARQIKKLVEGGLKFLKVADEELYGKYLAEDAVSFSSGEIFAEAGDELDEKVLGLLKDNGFEEIAVLNIDHVTVGPYIRNTLAVDKNSDRESALFDIYRVMRPGEPPTVETAEAMLQSLFFDPERYDLSAVGRVKMNMRMDLDVADTVRVLRKEDIVEVIRTLLDLRDGKGEIDDIDNLGNRRVRSVGELMENQYRIGLLRMERAIKERMSSIEIDTVMPQDLINAKPAAAAVREFFGSSQLSQFMDQNNPLSEITHKRRLSALGPGGLTRERAGFEVRDVHPTHYGRICPIETPEGPNIGLINSLATFARVNKYGFIEAPYRKVFDGKVTNEVVYLSAMEEAKHYVAQANVALSDDGAFVEDSVICRHAGEVMITPIERVDFMDVSPKQLVSVAAALIPFLENDDANRALMGSNMQRQAVPLVRAEAPFVGTGMEPIVARDSGAAIAAYRTGVVDQVDSTRIVIRATEDIDPRRSGVDIYRLSKFQRSNQSTCINQRPLVSVGDFVQKGEIIADGPSTDLGDLALGRNVLVAFMPWNGYNFEDSILLSERIVKEDIFTSIHLEEFEVMARDTKLGPEEITRDIPNVSEESLKNLDEAGITYIGAEVKPGDILVGKITPKGESPMTPEEKLLRAIFGEKASDVRDTSLRMPPGTFGTVVEVRVFNRHGIEKDERAMSIEREEIERLAKDRDDEQAILDRNVYGRLADMLSGHVGTAGPKGFRKDSEITHAEISEFPRSQWWLFAVDDEKLMGEIEALRNQYDESRKRLEQRFIDKVEKLQRGDELPPGVMKMAKVFIAIKRKIQPGDKMAGRHGNKGVVSKINPIEDMPYLEDGTHVDIVLNPLGVPSRMNIGQILETHLGWACAGMGHKIGKMYDEYRRSGNLEPLRLELKDVYHDNGKNLDVSEYDDESVVKMAEQLRKGVSIATPVFDGAREPDVNDMLVQAGLDRSGQSRLFDGRTGEMFDRQVTVGYIYMLKLHHLVDEKIHGRSIGPYSLVTQQPLGGKAQFGGQRFGEMEVWALEAYGAAYTLQEMLTVKSDDVAGRTKVYEAIVRGDDTFEAGIPESFNVLVKEIRSLGLNMELEDSQRLLDLEPNDTPPADAAE